In Arachis hypogaea cultivar Tifrunner chromosome 2, arahy.Tifrunner.gnm2.J5K5, whole genome shotgun sequence, a genomic segment contains:
- the LOC140176941 gene encoding uncharacterized protein, with protein sequence MISGGLGGGGLTKLSRKRHLKRVYQVGSETPDLPTISFTKEDGQGIIPRHDDPMVITMILENAHLHRTLVDKGSSTDILFKPAFDKLGLDERELKVYPDTLYGLGDMPIKPLGFIPLHTTFGKRENSKTLSIDFIVVDVGSAYNALIGRTTLNRLGAVVSTLHICMKFPTPKGIATVRGDQKLARKCYNESLNLRGKGKKVHTIELEG encoded by the coding sequence ATGATCTCAGGGGGACTTGGAGGAGGAGGGCTTACCAAGTTATCTCGCAAGAGACATCTAAAGCGGGTCTACCAAGTCGGGAGCGAGACTCCCGATCTCCCAACCATCTCATTTACCAAAGAGGATGGGCAAGGGATCATTCCCAGGCATGACGATCcgatggtgataaccatgatcctgGAAAATGCCCACCTCCATAGAACCTTGGTGGATAAAGGGAGCTCAACTGATATCCTCTTCAAGCCAGCAttcgacaaactagggttggatgaaaGGGAGCTAAAAGTTTACCCGGATACCCTGTATGGACTAGGAGACAtgccaataaagccactaggattcATCCCCCTCCACACGACCTTTGGAAAGAGGGAAAATTCCAAAACTCTAAGCATCGACTTTATAGTCGTCGATGTTGGATCGGCGTATAATGCCTTAATTGGTAGGACCACCCTAAATCGGCTCGGGGCAGTGGTGTCAACCCTTCAcatttgcatgaaattcccaacacctAAGGGAATAGCGACGGTGCGAGGAGaccagaaattggcaagaaagtgctacaatgaaagcttgaACCTCCGAGGAAAGGGCAAGAAAGTTCACACCATAGAGCTCGAGGGGTAA